The Deinococcus sp. KNUC1210 nucleotide sequence ATCAATACAAACAGAGAATAATTGGCCTAGTGCTAGCTTGTAGGGAAATAAATAACTATGCCAGAGATGCGGGCAAAAAGCTAATTGTAACTATGTTTTTGAGGGATAATATCTATAATATTCTACAGTTCGAAGACAAAAACAAAATTACTGAGAATTATCTTGTAAAGATAGAGTGGGATACCGTAAGGACGCGCCATTCTTTGAGAGATCTGATGGCAAAAAGATTCTATACTCTGCTAAGAGAAGGTGGTGAGCAAATAGTCTGGTCTGATGTGTTTGACGAGGACAAAGAAATGCCAGGCAGGCAAACCAAATATAAATATGTATTGGATAGAACGTTTAACAGACCAAGAGACATGATAAAATTCTGTAACGAAATTCTTATAGAGTATAGACAAAGAATAAAATCAGTATCCACTGTATCAAATAAACTAGAGAATACAGATATAAATAACGCTAAACTAAACTATAGTACATACTTACTCAATGAAATTGACGATGAAATACACAAGCATATCCCAGAATACAAAAGGTATCTTAACATTCTAAGAAGAATAGGAAACTGGTATTTTGATAAGAATGAATTTATTGAGGCCGCTAAGGCTGAATTCGGAGAGGGAGGAGATTACATAGAAGTAATGAGAAATATATTTGAATTTTCGATATTAGGCTTTCTTCGTTCTGGCGGGAGAACGGCTGGCTCACAATACATCTTTAAATATAAAGACCCTAACGTTTCTTTTGATGAAACCTCATCAAGATTTAGAATACATCCTGGACTGATTGAGGCGCTTGATTTAAAGAGAAATGCTGCAAGCGAAGATGACTCGTTATAATAGTAAGGTGTCGAAAAAAATTATGTTTCACTAGCTGCTGCCCTATGCATCCCCTACACTATCCCTATGCCTACCAAGCTCACCGACCGCCCCGCCTGGAAAGCCCTGCAAGCCCACCATGACGCGGTAAAGAACGTGCATCTGCGCGACCTCTTCGCTCAGGATGCCAGCCGGGGCGAGCGCCTGACGCTGGAGGCCGCCGGACTGTTCCTCGATTACAGCAAGAACCGCGTGACCGATGAAACGCTGCGGCTGCTGCTCGATCTGGCGCGTGAAACTGGCGTGGAATCGCACCGCGACGCCATGTTCCGGGGCGATACCATCAACACCACCGAGGGCCGGGCCGTGCTGCATACCGCCCTGCGTGCCCCGCGTGACGCCGAAATCATCGTGGACGGCAAAAACGTGGTGCCGGACGTGCATGAAGTGCTGGACCGCATGGCGACCTTTGCCGACCAGATCCGGGCGGGAACGTGGCTTGGGCATACCGGAAAACCCATCAAGAACATCGTGAATATCGGCATCGGTGGCTCTGATCTGGGGCCGGTGATGGCGTACCGGGCGCTGGAGTTCTACACCCAGCGCAACCTGACGCTGCGCTTTGTCTCGAACGTGGACGGCACCGAACTGGTCGAAGCGGTGCACGATCTCGACCCCGCCGAGACGCTGTTTATCGTGTCGTCCAAGACCTTTACCACCCAGGAGACGATGGCGAACGCCCAGAGCGCCCGTGCCTGGACGCTTGCTGCCCTGCACGACGACGCGGCGATTTCGCGGCATTTCGTGGCGGTCAGCACCAACGCCGAGGCCGTACAGAAGTTCGGCATCGACACCGCCAACATGTTCGGCTTCTGGGACTGGGTGGGCGGGCGGTACAGCATGGACAGCGCGATTGGCCTGAGCCTGATGATCGCCGTCGGGCCGGGGCAGTTCCGTGAGCTGC carries:
- the pgi gene encoding glucose-6-phosphate isomerase; amino-acid sequence: MPTKLTDRPAWKALQAHHDAVKNVHLRDLFAQDASRGERLTLEAAGLFLDYSKNRVTDETLRLLLDLARETGVESHRDAMFRGDTINTTEGRAVLHTALRAPRDAEIIVDGKNVVPDVHEVLDRMATFADQIRAGTWLGHTGKPIKNIVNIGIGGSDLGPVMAYRALEFYTQRNLTLRFVSNVDGTELVEAVHDLDPAETLFIVSSKTFTTQETMANAQSARAWTLAALHDDAAISRHFVAVSTNAEAVQKFGIDTANMFGFWDWVGGRYSMDSAIGLSLMIAVGPGQFRELLAGFHDMDEHFRTAPLEQNMPALMAVIGLWYDDFFDAQTLAVLPYDHYLSQFSAYLQQLDMESNGKHVTLDGQTVDYQTGPVIWGQPGTNGQHAFYQLIHQGTKLIPCDFIGFIRTLNPSTPPGMPAHHDLLMANVFAQTEALAFGKTLEEVQADGVKTEQVPHRVFEGNRPTNTLLADLLTPRILGALIALYEHKVFVQGAIWNINSFDQWGVELGKVLASKIVPELEAAAEPELKHDSSTNALIRRYRAGKQGK
- a CDS encoding P-loop ATPase, Sll1717 family encodes the protein MKYLNSVENFGSVDADNDNLLYEAFEDHEAYTSIISREKFLIVGRKGSGKTAIFKKILRLKDHDTFSYGYTFFDYPWNHHDAQARIGVPDFEKFKHSWLYFILMSISKIILNQDNSLPYDEESLNSLSRIEKFVVDTYGSRDVDVTQVFTPAYRLKMKPNIEIDGGIFKASAEMESMAISDLPKVFPEVNKNIMHHIISSLNPDNNYYIGFDQLDYGFESSSDQYKQRIIGLVLACREINNYARDAGKKLIVTMFLRDNIYNILQFEDKNKITENYLVKIEWDTVRTRHSLRDLMAKRFYTLLREGGEQIVWSDVFDEDKEMPGRQTKYKYVLDRTFNRPRDMIKFCNEILIEYRQRIKSVSTVSNKLENTDINNAKLNYSTYLLNEIDDEIHKHIPEYKRYLNILRRIGNWYFDKNEFIEAAKAEFGEGGDYIEVMRNIFEFSILGFLRSGGRTAGSQYIFKYKDPNVSFDETSSRFRIHPGLIEALDLKRNAASEDDSL